One window from the genome of Haladaptatus paucihalophilus DX253 encodes:
- a CDS encoding translation initiation factor IF-6 — protein sequence MLRTAFNGSAYIGVFARATDEYLLVRPDLDDELLDSLRKELEVDVVGTTLGGSSTVGALVAGNENGLLVSGRITDHERERIEAVVDVPLTKFPGRINAAGNVVLANDTGAYVHPDLPREAVQAVSDGLDVPVERGTIAGVQTVGTAGVATNRGVLCHPKATDSELDAIEEILGVPADIGTINYGGPLVGSGLLANAHGYVVGEETTGPELGRIEDALGYID from the coding sequence GTGCTTCGTACCGCGTTCAACGGCTCGGCGTACATCGGCGTCTTCGCACGTGCGACTGACGAGTATCTGCTCGTCCGCCCGGATTTGGACGACGAACTCCTCGACTCCCTCCGCAAGGAGCTGGAAGTCGATGTCGTCGGAACCACGCTTGGTGGCTCGTCCACCGTCGGCGCGCTGGTGGCGGGCAACGAGAACGGTTTGCTCGTCAGCGGTCGCATCACCGACCACGAGCGCGAGCGAATCGAGGCCGTCGTGGACGTTCCGCTCACGAAGTTCCCGGGGCGTATCAACGCCGCCGGAAACGTCGTGCTCGCGAACGACACCGGGGCCTACGTCCACCCGGACCTCCCTCGGGAGGCCGTGCAAGCGGTTTCGGACGGGCTCGACGTTCCGGTCGAACGCGGCACCATCGCTGGCGTTCAAACGGTCGGAACGGCCGGAGTGGCGACGAACAGAGGTGTTCTCTGCCACCCGAAAGCCACCGACTCGGAACTCGACGCTATCGAGGAAATCCTCGGCGTCCCGGCCGACATCGGCACCATCAACTACGGTGGGCCGCTGGTCGGGTCCGGACTCCTCGCCAACGCCCACGGCTACGTGGTCGGAGAGGAGACGACCGGTCCCGAACTCGGCCGTATCGAGGACGCGCTGGGCTATATCGACTGA
- a CDS encoding magnesium transporter, producing MTVREVAAEAYREALPALAASMVGGLFAGVVLSGMRAELRQVAGLLVLVPALLATRGNVYGSLGARLASGLHQGLVEPSFVPDDDRVWAAIVASLANGILASLFASVVAFVVLKALSDSVAPLPTLLAIALIAGLLSGVALTVAVVLVVFAGYRRGKNPDTLVGPLVTTTGDVFGISFLLLAVRIVIALGGG from the coding sequence ATGACCGTCCGGGAAGTCGCCGCCGAGGCGTACCGCGAAGCGCTCCCCGCCCTCGCCGCGAGCATGGTCGGTGGGCTGTTCGCGGGCGTCGTCCTCAGCGGAATGCGCGCCGAACTCCGTCAGGTGGCGGGGTTGCTCGTCCTCGTCCCCGCCCTCCTCGCTACCCGCGGGAACGTCTACGGGTCGCTCGGCGCGCGCCTCGCGTCCGGACTGCACCAAGGACTGGTCGAACCGTCGTTCGTCCCGGACGACGACCGGGTGTGGGCGGCCATCGTCGCCTCGCTGGCGAACGGCATCCTCGCCAGCCTGTTCGCGTCGGTGGTCGCGTTCGTCGTTCTGAAGGCGCTCTCGGATTCGGTCGCGCCGCTTCCGACTCTGCTCGCAATCGCGCTCATCGCGGGATTGCTCTCGGGTGTCGCCTTGACAGTGGCCGTCGTCCTTGTCGTCTTCGCGGGGTATCGCCGCGGGAAAAACCCGGACACGCTGGTCGGTCCGCTCGTGACGACGACGGGCGACGTGTTCGGCATCTCGTTCCTCCTGCTCGCCGTCCGAATCGTCATCGCGCTCGGGGGTGGCTAG
- a CDS encoding methyltransferase domain-containing protein — protein sequence MYVLELGGQDDEFAACEAASAASGVELVAPGLARAATITERVSSLAYTHRASELVGTTDADVASARTLLSAAPIEREGTVAVRARAVRETADVSTQQAERELGQVLVDRGFAVDLDDPDHELRATFSGDLCALGWLETESVRDYGTRKPTDRPFFQPGSMDPLLARALVNIAGARAGTTLLDPMCGTGGVLIEAALVGARPLGADAQEKMVRGAAENLDHYAPDAAAATVRGDATHLPFPDDAIDGVVFDAPYGRQSKIANLDLDDLVAGALAEARRVASRAVVVGDRSWANEATDAGWNVENQFERRVHRSLTRYVVVLSR from the coding sequence GTGTACGTACTGGAACTCGGCGGACAAGACGACGAATTCGCGGCGTGCGAAGCGGCGAGCGCGGCGAGCGGGGTGGAACTCGTCGCGCCCGGCCTCGCGCGCGCGGCGACGATTACGGAGCGCGTTTCCAGCCTCGCGTACACCCACCGCGCGAGCGAGTTGGTCGGAACGACAGACGCCGACGTGGCGAGCGCCCGAACGTTGCTCTCCGCCGCGCCGATAGAGCGCGAGGGGACGGTTGCGGTGCGTGCGCGCGCGGTCCGCGAGACGGCCGACGTCAGCACCCAGCAGGCCGAACGCGAGTTGGGGCAGGTGCTCGTGGACCGCGGCTTCGCCGTGGACTTGGACGACCCCGACCACGAACTCCGAGCGACGTTCTCCGGGGACCTGTGTGCGCTGGGGTGGCTGGAAACCGAGAGCGTGCGCGACTACGGCACGCGCAAACCGACCGACCGGCCGTTTTTCCAGCCCGGAAGTATGGACCCGTTGCTCGCACGCGCGTTGGTGAACATCGCCGGAGCAAGAGCGGGAACGACGCTCCTCGACCCGATGTGCGGGACGGGCGGCGTGCTCATCGAGGCCGCGCTGGTCGGTGCGCGGCCGCTCGGTGCCGACGCACAGGAGAAGATGGTCCGCGGGGCAGCCGAAAACCTCGACCACTACGCACCGGACGCCGCCGCGGCCACGGTTCGCGGCGACGCGACGCACCTGCCGTTCCCCGACGACGCCATCGACGGCGTGGTGTTCGACGCGCCCTACGGCAGGCAGTCGAAGATAGCGAACCTCGACCTCGACGACCTCGTTGCCGGTGCGCTCGCGGAGGCGCGACGAGTCGCCTCCCGCGCCGTCGTCGTCGGCGACCGCTCGTGGGCGAACGAAGCGACCGACGCGGGGTGGAACGTCGAAAACCAGTTCGAGCGGCGAGTGCATCGGTCGCTGACGCGGTACGTCGTGGTGCTCTCGCGCTGA
- a CDS encoding magnesium transporter — protein sequence MPTRWTVRSIMRAMLPVLLVLTMVEIGSGLVLGSFESTLLQYPTLLALVPVTIGTAGNLGSILAARLSTAFHLGTLSFGRGDEVLAGNAVATVLLAVTIFPVVGFGAWTLTWLIGETQLGLFIVVLVSLVSGIVLAFVAILVTLVATYVAYRFELDPDDVVIPVVTNACDVLGVIVLFVVVQLLV from the coding sequence ATGCCGACGCGCTGGACGGTTCGCTCTATCATGCGAGCGATGCTCCCGGTGTTGCTCGTCCTCACGATGGTCGAAATCGGAAGCGGCCTCGTCCTCGGGTCGTTCGAGAGCACCCTGCTACAGTATCCGACGCTCCTCGCGTTGGTACCGGTAACTATCGGCACGGCGGGTAACCTCGGAAGCATCCTCGCCGCCAGACTCTCGACCGCGTTTCACCTCGGGACGCTCTCGTTCGGTCGGGGGGACGAGGTGCTCGCGGGGAACGCCGTCGCCACGGTCCTCCTCGCGGTCACGATTTTCCCGGTGGTCGGGTTCGGCGCGTGGACGCTGACGTGGCTCATCGGCGAGACGCAACTCGGCCTCTTCATCGTCGTCCTCGTCTCGCTGGTCAGCGGCATCGTGTTAGCGTTCGTCGCCATTCTCGTGACCCTCGTCGCCACGTACGTCGCCTATCGGTTCGAACTCGACCCCGACGACGTGGTGATTCCGGTCGTGACGAACGCCTGCGACGTGCTGGGCGTCATCGTGCTGTTCGTCGTGGTGCAACTGTTGGTGTAA
- the ftsY gene encoding signal recognition particle-docking protein FtsY, producing MFDSLKDKLSGFRKDVEETTEEKAEEADEADADADAEAVEETVETEPAETETTPEPESTDDSDSKDEESGNGRGGFAQKAKSFARGEIVIEEQDVEDPLWELEMALLESDVEMSVAQEMLDGIRNDLVGATRKFSAETGDVVEDALRDSLLSVISVGQFDFDQRVAEADKPLVIIFTGVNGVGKTTSIAKLSRYFEERGYSSVMANGDTYRAGANQQIREHADALDTKLIAHEQGGDPAAVIYDAVEYADAHDIDIVLGDTAGRLHTSEGLMDQLEKIGRVVDPDMTIFVDEAVAGQDAVQRAKEFDEAAEIDGSILTKADADSKGGAAISISHVTGKPILFLGTGQGYDDIEQFDPERMVERLLGDEEEEE from the coding sequence ATGTTCGACAGTCTGAAGGATAAGCTGAGCGGGTTCCGTAAGGACGTCGAGGAGACGACCGAGGAGAAGGCCGAGGAGGCCGACGAAGCGGACGCCGACGCGGACGCTGAAGCGGTCGAGGAAACGGTCGAAACGGAACCCGCGGAGACGGAGACGACACCCGAGCCGGAATCGACGGACGACTCCGACTCGAAGGACGAAGAGTCCGGCAACGGGCGCGGCGGTTTCGCCCAGAAGGCCAAATCGTTCGCTCGCGGTGAAATCGTCATCGAGGAGCAGGACGTCGAGGACCCGCTCTGGGAACTCGAAATGGCGCTGCTCGAAAGCGACGTCGAGATGAGCGTCGCACAGGAGATGCTCGACGGCATCCGCAACGACCTGGTCGGCGCGACCCGCAAGTTCAGCGCCGAAACGGGTGATGTCGTCGAGGACGCCCTACGCGATTCCCTGCTGTCGGTCATCAGCGTCGGGCAGTTCGACTTCGACCAGCGCGTCGCCGAGGCGGACAAACCGCTCGTCATCATCTTCACCGGCGTCAACGGCGTCGGGAAGACGACGAGCATCGCCAAGCTATCGCGGTACTTCGAGGAGCGCGGCTACTCCTCGGTGATGGCGAACGGCGACACCTACCGCGCCGGTGCGAACCAGCAGATTCGGGAGCACGCGGACGCGCTCGACACGAAACTCATCGCCCACGAGCAGGGAGGCGACCCCGCCGCCGTCATCTACGACGCGGTGGAGTACGCCGACGCCCACGACATCGACATCGTGCTGGGCGACACTGCAGGTCGCCTGCACACCAGCGAAGGCCTGATGGACCAGTTGGAGAAAATCGGCCGCGTCGTGGACCCCGACATGACCATCTTCGTGGACGAGGCCGTGGCCGGGCAGGACGCCGTGCAGCGCGCGAAGGAGTTCGACGAGGCCGCCGAAATCGACGGCTCGATTCTGACGAAGGCCGACGCCGACTCGAAGGGCGGTGCCGCCATCTCCATCTCGCACGTCACGGGCAAGCCCATCCTGTTCCTCGGAACCGGACAGGGCTACGACGACATCGAGCAGTTCGACCCCGAACGGATGGTCGAACGACTGCTCGGCGACGAGGAAGAAGAGGAGTAA
- a CDS encoding signal recognition particle protein Srp54, giving the protein MVLDNLGSSLRGSLDKLSGKSRVSEDDVEEIVKEIQRSLLQADVDVSLVMDLSSSIKERALEEEPPGGTTARDHVLSIVYEELVGLVGESTEIPLENQTILLAGLQGSGKTTTSAKMAWWFSKKGLRPAVIQTDTFRPGAYDQAKEMCSRAEVDFYGDPDNEDPVDIARKGLEETADADIHIVDTAGRHALEDDLIDEIEEIESVVDPDRNLLVLDAAIGQGAKDQAQQFDESIGIDGVVITKLDGTAKGGGALTAVNETDSSIAFLGSGETVQDVERFEPNGFISRLLGMGDLKQLTERVERAMSETEEEEDWDPEDMMKGSFTLNDMRHQMNAMNKMGPLEQVMDMIPGFGGGIMDELPDDAMDVTKDRMRSFEIIMDSMTDKELENPRSIGASQIRRIARGSGQDEERIRELLQQHKMMSQTLKQFQGMGQGGDMERMMKKMQGGGGGGGGGGMGGMGPFG; this is encoded by the coding sequence ATGGTGCTCGACAATCTCGGCAGTTCTCTTCGCGGCTCACTCGACAAGCTGAGTGGGAAATCGCGCGTCAGCGAAGACGACGTCGAGGAAATTGTAAAGGAAATCCAGCGTTCCCTTCTGCAGGCCGACGTGGACGTGAGTCTCGTGATGGACCTCTCCTCGTCCATCAAGGAGCGCGCGCTGGAGGAGGAACCGCCGGGCGGGACGACGGCCCGCGACCACGTGCTGAGTATCGTTTACGAGGAACTCGTCGGCCTCGTCGGCGAGAGCACGGAAATCCCGCTCGAAAACCAGACCATTCTCCTCGCCGGATTGCAGGGGTCGGGGAAGACGACCACCTCCGCCAAGATGGCGTGGTGGTTCTCGAAGAAGGGGCTTCGCCCCGCCGTCATCCAGACGGACACCTTCCGACCCGGCGCGTACGACCAGGCGAAGGAGATGTGCTCCCGCGCGGAAGTCGATTTCTACGGTGACCCGGACAACGAGGACCCCGTGGACATCGCGCGGAAAGGACTCGAAGAGACGGCCGACGCCGATATCCACATCGTGGACACGGCGGGCCGCCACGCGCTCGAAGACGACCTCATCGACGAAATCGAGGAAATCGAGTCCGTCGTTGACCCCGACCGGAACCTGCTCGTCCTCGACGCGGCTATCGGACAGGGTGCGAAAGACCAAGCCCAGCAGTTCGACGAGTCCATCGGCATCGACGGCGTCGTCATCACGAAACTCGACGGGACCGCGAAGGGTGGCGGTGCCTTGACGGCGGTCAACGAGACGGACTCGTCCATCGCCTTCCTCGGGTCCGGTGAGACGGTCCAAGACGTGGAGCGCTTCGAGCCGAACGGCTTCATCTCGCGCCTGCTCGGCATGGGCGACCTGAAACAGCTCACCGAGCGCGTCGAGCGCGCCATGTCCGAGACGGAGGAGGAAGAGGACTGGGACCCCGAGGACATGATGAAGGGGTCGTTCACCCTGAACGACATGCGCCATCAGATGAACGCGATGAACAAGATGGGGCCGCTCGAACAGGTCATGGACATGATTCCCGGCTTCGGCGGCGGAATCATGGACGAACTCCCGGACGACGCGATGGACGTGACGAAAGACCGGATGCGGAGTTTCGAGATCATCATGGACTCGATGACGGACAAGGAACTCGAAAACCCGCGGTCCATCGGCGCGAGCCAGATTCGCCGCATCGCTCGCGGGAGCGGGCAGGACGAGGAACGCATCCGCGAACTCCTCCAGCAGCACAAGATGATGTCCCAGACGCTCAAACAGTTCCAAGGGATGGGACAGGGCGGCGACATGGAGCGCATGATGAAGAAGATGCAGGGCGGTGGCGGCGGTGGCGGCGGTGGCGGTATGGGCGGCATGGGGCCGTTCGGATAG
- the fer gene encoding ferredoxin Fer — MDSPFSVLGLDSDADDEEVVEAYRRRIKEAHPDHGGSHREFQRVRAAYQAIQSGDLGGEKDEKAADEERVEERDRTPKHPMVEFLNYEVIDDYDWNVDDDGLFDKAAAMGLDAEDYGQFYVLNNETLLEAAENRGYEWPFACRGGACANCAVAVVDGEMDMPSNHVLSSEMLDRGFRLSCISAPITDHMQVIYNIKHLPGLDELRLPPQQFGQARSGD, encoded by the coding sequence GTGGACTCCCCGTTCAGCGTTCTCGGACTCGATTCGGATGCGGATGACGAGGAAGTCGTCGAGGCGTATCGACGACGGATAAAGGAGGCCCACCCGGACCACGGTGGGTCCCACCGCGAATTCCAGCGGGTCCGAGCGGCGTATCAGGCGATTCAATCGGGAGACCTCGGCGGCGAGAAAGACGAGAAAGCCGCCGACGAAGAACGCGTCGAGGAGCGGGACCGAACGCCGAAGCATCCGATGGTCGAATTTCTCAACTACGAGGTCATCGACGACTACGACTGGAACGTGGACGACGACGGACTGTTCGACAAGGCCGCCGCCATGGGGCTGGACGCCGAGGATTACGGGCAGTTCTACGTTCTCAACAACGAAACGCTTCTCGAAGCGGCGGAAAACAGGGGGTACGAGTGGCCGTTCGCCTGTCGCGGCGGGGCGTGTGCGAACTGCGCGGTTGCGGTCGTGGACGGGGAGATGGACATGCCATCGAATCACGTCCTCTCGTCCGAGATGCTGGACCGCGGGTTCCGACTCTCCTGTATCAGCGCGCCCATTACGGACCACATGCAGGTCATCTACAACATCAAGCATCTGCCGGGTCTCGACGAACTCCGACTGCCGCCCCAGCAGTTCGGGCAGGCACGCTCCGGTGACTGA
- a CDS encoding AAA family ATPase — translation MRVIGTVGLPGSGKGEAATVAEEMGIPVVTMGDVIRAACRERGLDPAEHHGEIAKALREENGPDAIAQASLPQIDAALTTSETVLVDGIRSGVEVERFEDAFGDDFVLVSIEAPFEVRADRLSERGRDHSDADEARLRKRDERELGFGLDRAMARADAVIDNTGTLDGFRRRIRALLEDGLSGLESVEAGENR, via the coding sequence ATGCGAGTAATCGGAACCGTCGGCCTCCCGGGGAGCGGAAAAGGCGAGGCCGCCACCGTCGCCGAGGAGATGGGAATCCCCGTCGTCACGATGGGCGACGTCATCCGCGCGGCGTGCCGCGAACGGGGCCTCGACCCGGCGGAGCACCACGGCGAAATCGCCAAAGCACTCCGCGAGGAGAACGGCCCGGACGCCATCGCACAGGCGTCACTCCCACAAATCGACGCGGCGCTGACCACCTCGGAAACCGTCCTCGTAGATGGAATTCGCTCGGGCGTCGAGGTCGAACGGTTCGAGGACGCCTTCGGCGACGATTTCGTACTGGTGAGCATCGAAGCCCCGTTCGAGGTCCGCGCCGACCGGTTGAGCGAGCGGGGACGCGACCACTCGGACGCCGACGAAGCGCGCCTTCGAAAGCGCGACGAACGTGAACTCGGGTTCGGCCTCGACCGAGCGATGGCACGGGCCGATGCCGTCATCGACAACACCGGAACGCTCGACGGCTTCCGCCGCCGGATTCGCGCGCTCCTCGAAGACGGACTTTCGGGGTTGGAGAGCGTAGAGGCGGGTGAAAACCGATGA
- a CDS encoding TIGR00266 family protein codes for MEYEITNQPAFAELLLTLDADEEIRVEAGSLVSHSAGVEVPPDSEALLERSVLGEETPFSTTFAADHPGTIRLAPPFPGDIFHYELRDETLYVQSCAFLAAESGIDFEEKGSFVECAGDFLLELSGSGLAFLSSYGAVSIVSLDPGERYILDTGHVVAFEGSVDFEVTRVDTVHSHAGGRGGLVCELEGPGTIWTQSRSPVALLSWIAPNLPDGE; via the coding sequence ATGGAGTACGAAATCACGAACCAGCCAGCGTTCGCCGAACTCCTCCTCACGCTGGACGCGGACGAGGAGATTCGGGTCGAGGCGGGGTCGCTGGTCAGCCATTCGGCGGGAGTCGAAGTGCCACCGGATTCGGAAGCACTACTCGAACGCTCCGTTCTCGGTGAGGAGACGCCGTTTTCGACGACGTTCGCCGCGGACCACCCCGGAACCATTCGGCTCGCGCCGCCGTTTCCGGGCGATATCTTTCACTACGAACTCCGGGACGAAACGCTGTACGTCCAGTCCTGTGCGTTCCTCGCGGCGGAGTCGGGTATCGATTTCGAGGAAAAAGGAAGCTTCGTGGAGTGTGCGGGGGACTTCCTTCTCGAACTCTCCGGGTCGGGTCTCGCGTTTCTTTCGAGCTACGGGGCCGTCTCGATAGTGAGCCTCGACCCCGGCGAGCGATACATTCTGGACACCGGCCACGTCGTCGCGTTCGAGGGGTCCGTGGACTTCGAGGTGACGCGCGTCGATACCGTTCACTCACATGCTGGCGGGCGGGGCGGCCTCGTCTGCGAACTCGAAGGCCCGGGGACGATTTGGACGCAATCCCGAAGCCCGGTCGCGCTTCTCTCGTGGATTGCGCCGAATCTGCCGGACGGCGAGTAG
- the thpR gene encoding RNA 2',3'-cyclic phosphodiesterase has translation MRLFVSIDLPDDLAESVDGVQDRFRDADGLSFTDPRQAHVTLSFLGEVDDDRVPVVEDALESAVDDDIDFGPFEAEVCGLGVFPSLEYIRVVWVGAGDGAEEMVLLNDAVESRLYDLGFAPDDDEFVPHITIARMKHAGGKELVQRNVRELDPTVGRMDVSEVRLTKSELGANGPSYSTVAAFPL, from the coding sequence ATGCGACTGTTCGTGAGCATCGACCTGCCCGACGACCTCGCGGAAAGCGTGGACGGCGTTCAAGACAGGTTCCGCGACGCCGACGGGCTCTCGTTTACGGATCCGAGACAGGCCCACGTCACGCTCTCGTTCCTCGGCGAGGTGGACGACGACCGCGTACCCGTCGTCGAAGACGCGCTCGAATCGGCCGTCGATGACGACATCGACTTCGGACCGTTCGAGGCCGAGGTCTGCGGCTTGGGCGTCTTTCCGAGTTTGGAGTACATCAGGGTCGTGTGGGTCGGCGCCGGGGACGGCGCGGAGGAGATGGTCCTGCTCAACGATGCCGTCGAGTCGCGGTTGTACGACCTCGGCTTCGCGCCGGACGACGACGAGTTCGTCCCGCACATCACCATCGCCAGAATGAAGCACGCGGGGGGAAAGGAGCTCGTTCAGCGGAACGTCCGCGAACTCGACCCGACGGTCGGTCGGATGGACGTTTCGGAGGTCAGGCTGACGAAGAGCGAACTGGGCGCGAACGGGCCGAGCTATTCGACCGTCGCGGCGTTCCCCCTGTGA
- a CDS encoding 50S ribosomal protein L39e, giving the protein MGKKSKAKKKRLAKLERQNSRIPAWVIMKTDRDVMRNPKRRSWRRSDTDE; this is encoded by the coding sequence ATGGGCAAGAAGTCGAAGGCCAAGAAGAAGCGACTGGCCAAGCTGGAACGGCAGAACAGCCGCATCCCGGCGTGGGTCATCATGAAGACGGACCGCGACGTAATGCGAAACCCGAAGCGCCGCAGCTGGCGGCGTAGCGACACTGACGAATAA
- the pfdA gene encoding prefoldin subunit alpha: MGGGNQQMQQMQQQLQQLEAEKEELNGEVEDLRNEKGEVDEAIEAIESLDTGSVVQVPLGGGAYIRTNVEDIDEIVVELGGGYAAERDQEGAIASLKSRKDLLDDQIADLQEEIGEVEAESDQLEQKAQQMQQQQMQQQMQQMQQQQEDEDE; encoded by the coding sequence ATGGGCGGCGGCAATCAACAGATGCAGCAGATGCAACAGCAGCTCCAGCAGTTGGAAGCTGAGAAGGAAGAACTGAACGGCGAAGTCGAAGACCTGCGCAACGAGAAAGGTGAAGTCGACGAGGCCATCGAGGCAATCGAATCGCTCGACACCGGCTCTGTCGTCCAGGTTCCGCTCGGCGGCGGCGCGTACATCCGCACGAACGTCGAGGACATCGACGAAATCGTCGTCGAACTCGGCGGCGGCTACGCCGCGGAGCGCGACCAGGAGGGCGCAATCGCGTCGCTGAAGAGCCGCAAGGACCTTCTCGACGACCAGATCGCCGACCTACAGGAAGAAATCGGCGAGGTCGAAGCCGAGAGCGACCAGCTCGAGCAGAAAGCACAGCAGATGCAACAGCAGCAGATGCAACAGCAGATGCAGCAGATGCAACAGCAGCAGGAAGACGAGGACGAATAA
- a CDS encoding RNA-binding domain-containing protein, with protein sequence MIYSVDIRITAPVNDTEIEARVTDAIENVFPGAETESKASEVVAEAHSVEHFSELLHRQEILDTARGEFFSGRDGDTLSFDLKKQAAFQGVVNFAVGNPDELGELHVRMRVTDPTVEEFVDYVAPPTEDGKPIDTDEGQ encoded by the coding sequence ATGATATACAGCGTCGATATCCGAATCACGGCACCCGTAAACGACACCGAAATCGAAGCGCGGGTCACGGACGCCATCGAGAACGTCTTTCCCGGCGCGGAGACAGAATCGAAGGCGAGCGAAGTCGTCGCCGAAGCGCACAGCGTCGAGCACTTCTCCGAACTGCTCCACCGACAGGAAATCCTCGACACGGCGCGCGGCGAGTTCTTCTCGGGACGGGACGGCGACACGCTCTCGTTCGACCTGAAAAAACAGGCCGCGTTTCAGGGCGTGGTCAACTTCGCCGTCGGCAACCCCGACGAACTTGGCGAACTCCACGTTCGCATGCGGGTCACCGACCCGACCGTCGAGGAGTTCGTCGATTACGTCGCACCGCCGACCGAGGACGGAAAACCCATTGACACCGACGAAGGGCAGTAG
- a CDS encoding pyridoxal-phosphate-dependent aminotransferase family protein, which produces MREDFLLLNPGPVPLARDVRQAMSEPMVSHRSAEFESVYENAQDGLDYIFERSSLDGTPTTSGGTSLIFNGTATMAMEAAVANLAGEDDEVVAVVNGKFGRRFKRIADRYANVTPVAFDWGQSIDPEAVAEAVTDETKVVTMVHNETSTGLLNPVAEVGEIAADHDAYFVVDGVTSLGGDEFLVDEWNVDVAVTDAQKALAAPPGTSAMYATPRAQEAFDGESAPFYEDLDWHLRKADSHQTPFTSAVPLFRGLALAVGHIEEEGMPERIARHRRQSAAFRSAFTAMGLSLFPERNDASEYSNTLTAVSLPASVRETPTEFFDAVTERGASISGGQAHLGGEIFRVSNMGNLSSEQILRGVRTIGEAFLDVGEDVDLEAGMAAAREQLR; this is translated from the coding sequence ATGCGAGAGGATTTTCTCCTACTCAATCCGGGTCCGGTACCCCTCGCGCGCGACGTTCGACAGGCGATGAGCGAGCCGATGGTATCGCACCGCTCCGCGGAGTTCGAGTCGGTGTACGAAAACGCACAGGACGGTCTCGATTACATCTTCGAGCGCTCCTCGCTCGACGGAACGCCGACGACGAGCGGCGGTACCAGCCTCATCTTCAACGGGACGGCGACGATGGCGATGGAGGCCGCCGTCGCCAACCTCGCCGGTGAGGACGACGAAGTGGTCGCCGTCGTGAACGGCAAGTTCGGGCGGCGGTTCAAGCGCATCGCCGACCGCTACGCGAACGTGACGCCGGTCGCGTTCGACTGGGGCCAGTCCATCGACCCCGAGGCGGTCGCGGAGGCCGTGACGGACGAGACGAAAGTCGTGACGATGGTCCACAACGAGACGAGTACGGGACTCCTCAATCCCGTCGCCGAAGTCGGCGAAATTGCGGCGGACCACGACGCCTACTTCGTCGTGGACGGCGTGACCTCCCTCGGCGGCGACGAGTTCCTCGTTGACGAGTGGAACGTCGACGTCGCGGTGACGGACGCCCAGAAGGCCCTCGCGGCCCCGCCGGGGACGAGCGCCATGTACGCCACGCCCCGCGCACAGGAGGCTTTCGACGGCGAGAGCGCACCGTTCTACGAGGATTTGGACTGGCACCTTCGCAAGGCCGACTCCCACCAGACGCCGTTCACGAGCGCCGTGCCGCTCTTCCGCGGCCTCGCGCTCGCCGTCGGCCACATCGAAGAGGAGGGTATGCCCGAGCGCATCGCCCGCCATCGCCGTCAGTCCGCCGCGTTCCGGTCGGCGTTCACCGCGATGGGGCTGTCGCTGTTCCCCGAGCGAAACGACGCCTCGGAGTACTCGAACACCCTGACGGCGGTTTCGCTCCCCGCCAGTGTCCGCGAGACTCCGACCGAATTCTTCGACGCCGTGACCGAGCGCGGCGCGAGCATCAGCGGCGGGCAGGCCCACCTCGGCGGCGAAATATTCCGCGTGAGCAACATGGGCAACCTCTCGTCCGAGCAGATTCTGCGCGGCGTTCGCACCATCGGCGAGGCGTTCCTCGACGTCGGCGAGGACGTGGACTTGGAGGCCGGAATGGCCGCCGCACGCGAACAGTTGCGATAA
- a CDS encoding 50S ribosomal protein L31e, with protein MSASDFEERVVTVPLRDVKAEAKHKRANKAMKLVRGHLAQHFKVDEDDVRLDPSINEAIWSRGRKNPPRKLRVHAARFEEEGESVVEAEYEE; from the coding sequence ATGAGCGCAAGTGATTTCGAGGAGCGAGTCGTGACGGTTCCGCTCCGAGACGTGAAAGCAGAGGCAAAGCACAAGCGAGCGAACAAGGCGATGAAACTGGTGCGCGGGCACCTCGCCCAGCACTTCAAGGTGGACGAGGACGACGTGCGTCTCGACCCCTCCATCAACGAGGCGATCTGGTCGCGCGGTCGAAAGAACCCGCCGCGAAAGCTCCGCGTTCACGCCGCCCGCTTCGAAGAAGAGGGCGAGTCCGTCGTCGAGGCGGAGTACGAAGAGTAG